From a region of the SAR324 cluster bacterium genome:
- the glpK gene encoding glycerol kinase GlpK — protein sequence MSRIIMALDQGTTSSRTILFDERGKIIASDSAPLTCYYPQSGWVEQKPEEIWDSQKQTIEGVLRKQNLKMKDITAIGITNQRETVIAWDRKTGKSVGHAIVWQCRRTANYCDQLKREGFDEVLKRKTGLVTDAYFSGTKMRWILQNNPDARQLAEKGDLLFGTVDSWLVWNLTGGKKHITDVSNASRTLVFNIEKLEWDEEILNKFEIPKSSLPQVMASSEVMAHTDETQWGASVPIAGIAGDQQASLFGQACFESGTAKNTYGTGCFMLMNTGHQLTISQHGLLTTIAWKIGNKVTYALEGSVFIAGALIQWLRDGLQLFNDAKETEEMARSVDSSGGVFVVPAFVGLGAPHWDPYARGTIVGLSRNTNKNHLVRAGLEAIAFQSYDVLKSMEKDTGMKLKTLRVDGGASANNFLCQFQADILGLIVSRPEVVETTAMGAAFLAGLATGVWKNLDDIRSMWKEDQQFKPSLVASDVQHFIEGWQKAVGRSRNWMSD from the coding sequence ATGTCTCGCATTATAATGGCTTTAGATCAAGGTACCACCAGTTCCAGAACAATCTTGTTTGATGAACGGGGAAAGATTATCGCGTCTGATTCCGCTCCCTTGACGTGTTATTATCCTCAATCAGGTTGGGTTGAGCAAAAACCAGAAGAAATTTGGGACTCTCAAAAGCAGACTATTGAGGGGGTGCTTAGGAAACAGAATTTAAAAATGAAAGATATCACAGCGATCGGGATCACTAATCAGCGAGAAACCGTAATCGCGTGGGACAGAAAAACCGGAAAATCGGTGGGGCACGCAATTGTTTGGCAGTGTCGCCGTACCGCTAACTATTGTGATCAATTGAAACGTGAGGGATTCGATGAGGTATTAAAACGAAAAACCGGATTGGTGACCGATGCCTATTTTTCTGGAACAAAGATGCGGTGGATCCTTCAAAATAATCCGGATGCCAGGCAACTGGCAGAAAAAGGCGATTTGTTATTTGGGACAGTAGATTCCTGGTTGGTATGGAACCTGACAGGAGGAAAAAAACACATCACAGACGTGAGTAATGCCTCCAGAACCCTCGTGTTTAATATCGAAAAACTGGAATGGGATGAAGAAATTCTGAATAAGTTTGAAATTCCAAAATCCAGTTTGCCCCAGGTCATGGCTTCGAGCGAAGTGATGGCTCATACGGATGAAACCCAGTGGGGGGCCTCCGTTCCAATTGCTGGTATTGCAGGCGATCAACAAGCATCTCTATTCGGTCAAGCCTGTTTTGAGTCTGGAACCGCAAAAAATACTTATGGAACTGGATGTTTCATGCTCATGAACACCGGGCATCAGTTGACTATTTCACAGCATGGACTGTTGACAACAATTGCATGGAAGATTGGGAACAAAGTAACGTATGCACTGGAAGGATCTGTTTTTATAGCAGGTGCTCTGATTCAGTGGCTACGTGATGGTTTACAACTGTTTAACGACGCAAAAGAAACCGAAGAAATGGCTCGATCTGTTGATTCCAGCGGAGGGGTATTTGTGGTACCTGCATTTGTGGGATTAGGTGCTCCGCATTGGGACCCCTATGCCCGGGGAACCATCGTTGGATTGAGTCGAAATACCAACAAAAACCATTTGGTCCGTGCAGGCCTGGAAGCAATTGCGTTTCAATCCTATGATGTTCTGAAAAGCATGGAAAAAGATACTGGAATGAAACTGAAAACACTCCGGGTAGATGGTGGTGCCTCAGCAAATAATTTTTTATGCCAGTTTCAGGCAGATATTCTGGGATTGATTGTCAGTCGCCCTGAAGTGGTCGAAACCACAGCCATGGGTGCCGCTTTTCTTGCCGGTCTCGCAACAGGTGTCTGGAAAAATCTGGATGACATTCGGTCAATGTGGAAAGAAGATCAGCAATTTAAACCCTCTCTGGTGGCATCCGATGTGCAACATTTTATTGAAGGATGGCAAAAAGCTGTAGGCCGTTCCAGGAACTGGATGAGCGATTGA